In Chloroflexota bacterium, one genomic interval encodes:
- a CDS encoding DUF502 domain-containing protein, producing MPMQNSEPGSDEIVHESNMFKKMEGHVQSKTLAGLIDLVPILVTVAVIVFLVENTDSFVRPMPFVAGQPWDFPGVGLIVMIVLFYLLGLLISTTFGRRVSGWKDNVIEVIPVVRNIFGVTRQVMTSFTSQYTFSRVVFLEWPREGMIAMGFVTGRAFSARTKDSMALVYVPTIPNPTSGNLALVMEDDLIETDLDVDDAMKLVFSGGIVLPEVLTFARIPRDGNEQIEIIGRFETERKG from the coding sequence ATGCCAATGCAAAATAGCGAGCCAGGCTCTGACGAGATCGTACATGAATCCAACATGTTCAAGAAGATGGAAGGACATGTTCAGAGCAAGACACTCGCTGGGTTGATAGACCTCGTACCTATTCTGGTAACCGTCGCGGTCATCGTCTTCCTTGTGGAAAATACAGACTCCTTTGTGAGACCTATGCCGTTCGTCGCTGGCCAGCCATGGGACTTCCCCGGCGTCGGCTTGATTGTGATGATAGTGCTGTTCTACCTGCTAGGGCTGCTAATATCCACGACATTCGGGCGCAGGGTCTCAGGTTGGAAGGATAATGTGATCGAGGTCATTCCCGTCGTGCGGAACATCTTCGGCGTAACGCGGCAGGTCATGACATCGTTCACATCGCAGTACACATTCAGCCGCGTCGTCTTCCTCGAATGGCCACGGGAAGGCATGATAGCCATGGGCTTTGTTACGGGACGCGCCTTTTCCGCGCGAACCAAGGATTCGATGGCGCTGGTGTATGTGCCGACAATCCCCAACCCGACTTCAGGCAACTTGGCGCTCGTGATGGAAGACGACCTCATTGAGACCGACCTGGATGTGGACGACGCGATGAAGCTGGTGTTCTCCGGCGGCATCGTTCTGCCGGAAGTGCTCACATTTGCCCGCATACCGCGCGACGGCAACGAGCAGATTGAAATCATCGGTAGGTTCGAAACAGAGCGGAAGGGATAA